The Polypterus senegalus isolate Bchr_013 chromosome 5, ASM1683550v1, whole genome shotgun sequence genome includes the window TAAGGGAAGCACGTGAGGGAAATGGAGATCTAGCTGTGCTTTGGCTGGACCTTGCCAATGCATATGGGTCAATCCCTCACAAGCTGGTTGAGACAACTCTAGATCGGCACCATGTACCCTGTAAGATCAAGGATCTCATTCTGGATTATTATAGTAACTTCAGGCTGAGAGTTACTTCAGGGAGCATTACATCAAACTGGCATCGGCTCGAGAAAGGGATAATTACAGGCTGTACAATTTCTGTGATCCTTTTTGCTCTCGCGATGAATATGTTGGTCAAGGCTGCTGAAACGGAGTGCAGAGGCCCCCTGTCCAAGTCTGGGTTCCGGCAGCCCTCGATCAGAGCCTTTATGGATGACTTGACAGTCACCACTACCTCAGTGCCTGGGTGCAGGTGGATTCTTCAGGGCCTGGTTAAGCTCATTTCTTGGGCTAGGATGAGCTTCAAGCCAACAAAATCCAGGTCTATGGTACTGAAGAGAGGGAAAATGGTGGACAAGTTTCGCTTCTCAGTGGATGGCGTAACAATACCATCAATTAATGAGAAACCAGTCACTAGCCTAGGTAAGGTTTTTGACTGTAGCCTCAGAGATACTGCGTCAGTCCAGACAACGATCAAGAAGCTGGAAGCTTGGTTGTCGGCAGTAGATAAGTCTGGTTTACCTGGCAGATTTAAGGCATGGATATACCAGCATGGCATCTTGCCACGGATTCTTTGGCCGCTGTTGGTGTACGAAGTGTCGATGTCTACAGTAGAGGCCCTGGAGAGGAAGATTAGCTGTCATCTTCGAAGATGGCTTGGCCTGCCTCGCAGTCTAACGAGTGTAGCACTATATGGCATGAGTAATAAGCTTCAGCTTCCTATCAGCAgcctggaggaggagttcagggtTTCTCGTATAAGAGAGGCCCTAGTCTACCAAGGCTCTGGAGATTCTAGAGTAACAGCAGCAGGTATTGAAGTGCGAACAGGAAGGAAGTGGAGAGCACAAGAGGGACTGGAGTTGACAGAGTCTCGGCTGAGACACAAGGCACTTGTGGGCACAGTGGCAACGGGGCGAGCAGGACTGGGAGCAATCCCAAAGCCACAGTACAACAAGGCTCAGGGCAAGGCGAGAAAAGGATTGGTCCTAGAGGAAGTCCGAGCAGGTGTTGAGGAGGTGAGGACCAGCAGGGCGGTGAGCATGCGGCAGCAAGGGGCATGGACGAGGTGGGAAGGAGCGCTGGAGAGGAAGATCACCTGGAACGACATCTGGAAGGCAGAGCCACAGCGTATTAAGTTCCTGGTCCAAGCTGTGTACGACGTGCTCCCCAGCCCAACGAACCTGCATGTTTGGGGTAAGAGTGAAGTTCCAACGTGTCCACTCTGTCCTGGACGAGGATCCCTGGAGCATATTCTGAGTAGCTGCCCATCTGCCCTTGGAGAGGGCCGATACCGTTGGCGACACGATCAGGTCCTAAAGTGTATAGCAGAGACCATTTCACATGCAGTGGCCAACAACAAATATGTTGGCAGCCAGAGAAGAATTGCCTTCATAAGGGCTGGTGAGCAGGCGCAAGCAAAGCAAATCATTCAGCCTCCTTTCATCTTCAGCAGACTGGGAGCTGCGGGTTGACCTGGGCAG containing:
- the LOC120529873 gene encoding LOW QUALITY PROTEIN: uncharacterized protein LOC120529873 (The sequence of the model RefSeq protein was modified relative to this genomic sequence to represent the inferred CDS: inserted 2 bases in 1 codon; substituted 1 base at 1 genomic stop codon); amino-acid sequence: MISRCICGKVCKNDRGLKIHQARMKCLTQEITAQRTGSMPGETQEEPGPEKLHRAQNLQVPNTPGPDRVVLHIKWPPAKQHKQWHQFDEDTSRIINVTAKGDVEGRLLNLTTIITSFATERFGVEVPKLSKCTYTRNRRSDKIHQLRKELRILMKQFRKAAEEEKPSLSELRQIIRKKLMTMRRAEWHRRRRVERARKRTSFVADPFVFTKRLLGEKRSGRLNCPKEEVDHFLHNILSDPDREQELGPQTALLKVPAPIVEFNTSGPTRQEVQEVVKAARASSAPGPSQVPYKVYKRCPGLLRILWKILRVIWRRGIIAEQXREAEGVWIPKEENSTTLEQFRSISSLSVEGKIFFSILARRMTDFLLKNGYIDTSVQKGGIPGVAGCLEHTGVVTQLIREAREGNGDLAVLWLDLANAYGSIPHKLVETTLDRHHVPCKIKDLILDYYSNFRLRVTSGSITSNWHRLEKGIITGCTISVILFALAMNMLVKAAETECRGPLSKSGFRQPSIRAFMDDLTVTTTSVPGCRWILQGLVKLISWARMSFKPTKSRSMVLKRGKMVDKFRFSVDGVTIPSINEKPVTSLGKVFDCSLRDTASVQTTIKKLEAWLSAVDKSGLPGRFKAWIYQHGILPRILWPLLVYEVSMSTVEALERKISCHLRRWLGLPRSLTSVALYGMSNKLQLPISSLEEEFRVSRIREALVYQGSGDSRVTAAGIEVRTGRKWRAQEGLELTESRLRHKALVGTVATGRAGLGAIPKPQYNKAQGKARKGLVLEEVRAGVEEVRTSRAVSMRQQGAWTRWEGALERKITWNDIWKAEPQRIKFLVQAVYDVLPSPTNLHVWGKSEVPTCPLCPGRGSLEHILSSCPSALGEGRYRWRHDQVLKCIAETISHAVANNKYVGSQRRIAFIRAGEQAQAKQIIQPXLSSSADWELRVDLGRQLKFPEFVTSTSLRPDIVLTSASSKQVLLLELTVPWEDRMEEANERKRLKYQELIEDCRRKGWKTCCEPIEVGCRGFAARSLCKIFARLGITGAAKRRAIKSITEAAERASRWIWIKRSAKWASAAGTQHFLDIL